The proteins below come from a single Torulaspora delbrueckii CBS 1146 chromosome 5, complete genome genomic window:
- the YSP2 gene encoding Ysp2p (similar to Saccharomyces cerevisiae YSP2 (YDR326C) and YHR080C; ancestral locus Anc_5.370): MKKDGIAASDNSFLTKILKRGKLGGKWKKKRRHSSARNSLSFSMASNGNGDIAKRKIATKNTPSSRSSYELPEIVSVRSGSARNNNRSEEEGSKQENESHDGAQSSTAFPFTHKLHNSSKSTGVSKNSHSKQNGLKQINTDFFNGEATEKRSPSRQTMDSQTGGDTDEEHSNTVMGAIMSFAHNAAARIPKINIRDVDGEESPSSLYTPLTSPNTQVDLRNKARSNQDSLYADDERHEGKSDETLDEANMQNTVRHSLQQNDHRSDSFLRNLDFLLSTSTNDRESNEKAVPELTKSESHNDSRSTSFRGKNESSWSVNGANKVKFEPLTTKSPPISTFGKGDLSLDEFDTGKSPSSLTSPQESHFDFDDNMSMAAKTISGAEVKRNSSGIMKGISNSKLSASDTDLTKVRKRSMTVPDGERMQTPDSDEYNRRHSRISNAADGQFDDSNDRRPRRMSKKILNRRSFSPGGMGMKVIPTMALRGSMNKVRNSADFVSTTGALGVHNFASGLVNSVASGNGSVRTRASTSAGPNERSSGELEEESPVALTNIDFANDKKNAEFHNLFKDAGISSAERLIADHSCALSRDILLQGKMYISDQHICFYSNILGWVSTILIGFKEIVQIEKKTTAGIFPNGIVIDTLHTKYVFASFMSRDATFDLITDVWNQLILGKRVIPRPQRRTSSFAGQSDADTSSGYSDDNEIGDDSSFEDNDDDESIIDETEMTSSDETVDENTQNTQKSSSATIGPAKHSPTETEYKPSEGEKLIKETTINAPLGKVVNAIFGDDVSSLEDILKAQKNYDISTIPKILETKEREYDYTKPLPGSFGPSKTKCHIKETLEHYDLKDYVKAIQVSKTPDVPSGSSFSVKTTFIFTWAENSATKLSVYAVVEWTSKSWIKGAVEKGTFDGVGDSTEILINELNKLVKSPGSSSRRKSGSQDADELSSLPKMGPAKHEATDDHYKKEKDDVIIEQDVDIPAPLGTTYQLLFGNDTKYFKRIIEKQKNFDLSPIPKFDHNVREYAYTKPLNNSMGPKQAKCYITEKIEYMDLEDHIVVKQASKCPDVPFGNNFVVNTTFFLSWSDHNTTKMRVVTNIVWSSKTLLKGTIEKGSVDGQKESTQIMIEELKDIINSAGSTRRRSRRGVSFKRSKSSSEDSEKTSSEANPSMWDKISSFFSGLLENSGLFSIQGLVAVVAILFGMLLIRLLFNSGAGNHDIKILGSGSMSIDGNEYNYSPNLKTLYRAYEEDVKKSARSKSSLQHHNLIIEAEDDLWKWLNNRGEPAKHANQTLGEKHQLFDIKSRMESFKVQQLMDTIQFTELQLNDMKSLLEREGLTS, from the coding sequence atgaagaaagatggaATAGCGGCAAGTGACAATTCCTTTCTAACCAAAATCCTCAAAAGGGGCAAGCTCGGTGggaaatggaagaagaagagaaggcACTCATCAGCGAGGAATTCGTTGTCGTTTTCAATGGCAAGCAATGGAAATGGAGATATTGCTAAGAGGAAGATTGCTACTAAAAATACTCCAAGCTCGAGGAGCTCATATGAGCTGCCCGAAATAGTCTCTGTACGAAGTGGGAGCGCTCGAAATAATAATCGAAGTGAGGAGGAAGGTTCGAAACAAGAGAATGAGTCGCATGATGGAGCTCAGAGTTCGACTGCGTTTCCCTTCACGCATAAGTTACATAACTCTTCCAAGAGTACAGGAGTGAGCAAGAATAGTCATAGTAAGCAAAATGGATTGAAACAGATCAATACTgactttttcaatggagAAGCCACCGAAAAAAGGTCCCCATCACGCCAAACAATGGATTCACAAACTGGAGGTGATACAGATGAGGAGCATTCGAACACTGTTATGGGTGCTATCATGTCTTTCGCACATAATGCTGCAGCaagaattccaaagattAATATTAGGGACGTagatggtgaagaaagtcCGTCGTCTCTGTACACCCCACTGACCAGCCCAAACACACAAGTTGATCTTCGAAACAAGGCTCGATCGAATCAAGATTCGTTATATGCCGATGACGAAAGACATGAAGGTAAGAGTGATGAAACTTTAGATGAAGCAAATATGCAAAATACGGTCAGACATAGCCTTCAACAAAATGATCATAGAAGTGACTCCTTCCTGCGAAATTTAGACTTTCTACTATCGACTTCTACGAATGACCGAGAATCAAACGAGAAGGCTGTGCCTGAATTGACCAAGAGTGAGAGTCACAATGATTCACGTTCAACGTCATTCAGGGGTAAGAATGAAAGTTCATGGTCTGTGAATGGCGCTAATAAAGTCAAATTTGAGCCTTTAACAACAAAATCACCTCCGATATCAACGTTTGGTAAAGGCGATTTGAGTCTCGATGAATTCGATACAGGCAAAAGCCCGTCGTCACTGACCAGCCCGCAAGAAAGTCATTTCGATTTCGACGATAATATGAGTATGGCTGCTAAGACTATTTCTGGAGCCGAAGTAAAGAGAAACTCTAGTGGCATTATGAAGGGTATAAGCAACTCGAAGCTTTCAGCATCCGACACAGATTTAACTAAGGTACGAAAAAGAAGCATGACCGTGCCAGATGGCGAGCGAATGCAGACGCCTGATTCCGATGAGTACAATAGAAGACACTCCCGTATTTCTAATGCTGCTGATGGGCAATTTGATGATAGTAATGATCGTAGGCCAAGACGAATGTCAAAGAAAATCTTAAACAGAAGATCATTTTCTCCAGGAGGCATGGGTATGAAAGTCATACCTACGATGGCGCTTCGAGGCTCCATGAATAAAGTAAGAAACAGTGCAGATTTTGTGAGTACAACAGGCGCTTTAGGCGTTCATAATTTTGCCAGTGGACTGGTTAACTCTGTTGCAAGTGGAAATGGCAGCGTACGAACAAGAGCAAGTACTTCGGCAGGCCCTAATGAGAGATCCTCTGGTGAACTCGAGGAAGAATCACCAGTTGCTTTGACGAATATTGACTTTGCCAACGACAAAAAAAATGCAGAATTTCacaatctcttcaaagacgCCGGCATAAGCTCAGCAGAAAGATTAATAGCGGACCATAGTTGTGCTTTATCGCGCGATATATTGCTACAGGGTAAGATGTATATCTCGGATCAACATATCTGTTTCTACTCGAACATCTTGGGGTGGGTTAGCACAATACTGATAGGCTTTAAAGAGATTGTTCAAATCGAAAAGAAGACGACTGCTGGAATTTTCCCAAATGGCATTGTCATTGATACTTTACATACCAAGTATGTTTTTGCATCATTTATGTCAAGGGATGCAACTTTTGATTTAATAACAGATGTGTGGAATCAATTAATATTAGGCAAACGAGTCATTCCGCGCCCACAGCGCAGGACAAGTTCTTTCGCTGGTCAATCCGATGCCGATACCAGCAGTGGTTATAGTGACGACAATGAAATTGGTGATGATAGTAGTTTTGAagacaatgatgatgatgagagcATTATAGATGAAACCGAAATGACATCTAGCGATGAAACAGTAGATGAAAATACTCAAAATACACAAAAGTCCTCCTCAGCTACTATTGGCCCAGCAAAGCATTCTCCCACCGAAACGGAATATAAGCCAAGTGAAGGCgagaaattgatcaaagagactaCGATTAATGCACCTTTAGGCAAAGTTGTAAATGCAATATTCGGTGACGATGTATCAAGTCTTGAGGATATATTGAAGGCCCAGAAGAATTACGACATTTCCACTATTCCCAAGATATTGGAAACAAAGGAGAGGGAATACGATTATACGAAGCCGCTACCCGGTAGTTTTGGCCCCAGTAAAACAAAGTGTCACATCAAAGAGACATTAGAGCATTATGATCTGAAAGACTATGTCAAGGCGATCCAGGTCTCGAAGACACCAGATGTTCCATCAGGTAGCTCATTTTCCGTGAAAACAACTTTTATATTTACATGGGCAGAGAACTCGGCGACCAAACTTTCTGTTTACGCTGTGGTTGAGTGGACTAGCAAGAGTTGGATCAAAGGTGCGGTTGAAAAAGGTACATTTGACGGTGTTGGTGATAGTACGGAGATTTTGATTAACgagttgaacaaattggtcaaatcTCCAGGCTCTTCGtcgagaagaaagagcgGAAGCCAGGATGCAGACGAGTTATCTTCTTTACCAAAGATGGGTCCTGCGAAGCACGAAGCCACGGATGATCACtacaagaaggagaaggatgATGTTATTATAGAACAAGATGTTGATATTCCTGCGCCATTAGGAACGACTTACCAACTTTTGTTCGGTAATGACACCAAatacttcaaaagaatcatcgagaagcaaaagaatttCGATCTATCACCAATTCCTAAATTCGATCATAATGTCAGAGAATATGCTTATACAAAGCCACTCAACAATTCAATGGGACCTAAACAGGCCAAATGCTACATTACAGAGAAAATCGAGTATATGGATCTGGAAGATCACATTGTGGTAAAGCAAGCTAGTAAATGCCCAGATGTGCCCTTCGGTAATAACTTTGTGGTCAACACGACGTTCTTCCTGTCGTGGTCCGACCATAACACCACCAAGATGCGTGTCGTAACCAATATCGTGTGGAGTAGCAAGACTCTATTGAAAGGTACTATCGAAAAAGGTTCAGTGGACGGTCAAAAAGAGTCCACTCAAATCatgattgaagaactaaAAGACATAATTAATAGCGCAGGAAGTACAAGAAGGAGGTCTAGAAGAGGTGTAAGTTTCAAACGCTCTAAATCTTCGTCCGAAGATTCTGAAAAGACAAGTTCAGAAGCAAATCCTTCTATGTGGGATAAAATCTCGTCATTCTTTTCCGGTCTGCTGGAGAATTCAGGCCTCTTTTCTATTCAGGGTCTTGTCGCTGTTGTCGCAATTCTTTTCGGTATGTTACTCATTCGCCTCTTATTCAACTCGGGTGCTGGAAATCATGACATCAAGATCTTAGGCAGCGGTAGCAtgtcaattgatggaaaCGAGTATAACTACTCTCCTAATCTCAAAACTTTGTACAGAGCTTACGAAGAAGACGTCAAGAAAAGTGCTCGATCTAAAAGCTCACTGCAGCATCATAATTTGATTATTGAGGCAGAAGATGACTTATGGAAGTGGTTGAATAATCGTGGTGAACCTGCAAAGCATGCAAATCAGACGCTTGGCGAAAAGCATCAGCTATTCGATATCAAGTCGAGGATGGAGAGTTTCAAAGTGCAACAATTGATGGATACGATACAATTCACCgaacttcaattgaacgatATGAAATCGTTACTCGAGAGAGAGGGTCTCACCAGCTGA
- the SAE3 gene encoding Sae3p (similar to Saccharomyces cerevisiae SAE3 (YHR079C-A); ancestral locus Anc_5.369): MLTITDQKVSRTKNEVAELKYRHQQLQEEFNKLSAELNSTLTPKQVMDQHIKRLKEYNELRDAGLRLTQLISDEKSCKVKDVFEEMGYSMSDD, from the exons ATGCTTACAATAACAGATCAGAAGGTGTCAAGAACTAAAAATGAGGTAGCAGAATTAAAATACCGCCATCAGCAGCTGcaagaagagttcaatAAATTAAGCGCCGAGCTCAACTC AACGCTAACACCAAAACAAGTCATGGATCAGCACATCAAGCGGTTAAAGGAGTACAATGAACTAAGGGACGCAGGTCTGAGGTTAACTCAGTTAAtctctgatgaaaaatcGTGCAAAGTCAAGGACgtatttgaagaaatgggTTACTCTATGAGTGATGACTGA